From Salvelinus namaycush isolate Seneca chromosome 27, SaNama_1.0, whole genome shotgun sequence, the proteins below share one genomic window:
- the LOC120022429 gene encoding uncharacterized protein LOC120022429, giving the protein MKMHGINRDRHVIHLHCLWIVGCVASSFLPSGPVSISSPVGSQAILPCKWKSQLDNVPVCHVLWQTPDAPVFEQYGEQQWQASEFEGRLEVPGEKLWEGDCSLILRDVQFGDVGLYESFMVVDRTRRKRRVFIQSVQLSVYDHKSKLSMGMGEDLVLKLHTPQAMRVVFQGRNSTEWKVLWMRGDEKVNRGRLEEAEGVVILRGLRMDNSGTYKVLDSHGLSVSTVQLTVEEVAKTQKIIHIQDKPVGKSTVYRSSSLLIVFVLLISPLIQHL; this is encoded by the exons ATGAAAATGCATGGCATAAACCGAGACCG acatgTTATACATCTTCATTGTCTGTGGATTGTGGGCTGTGTTG CCTCCTCCTTCCTGCCCTCTGGCCCTGTCTCCATCTCTTCCCCTGTTGGAAGCCAAGCCATCCTTCCTTGCAAATGGAAGTCCCAGCTAGACAACGTCCCAGTTTGCCACGTCCTATGGCAGACACCCGATGCGCCCGTGTTTGAGCAATACGGGGAGCAACAGTGGCAGGCCAGCGAGTTTGAGGGGCGGCTGGAGGTACCTGGGGAAAAGCTTTGGGAGGGCGACTGCTCTCTGATCTTGCGCGACGTGCAGTTTGGGGATGTGGGGCTTTACGAGAGCTTCATGGTGGTTGACAGGACAAGGAGGAAAAGGCGGGTGTTCATCCAGAGTGTCCAACTCTCAGTCTATG ACCATAAGTCCAAGCTGTCAATGGGCATGGGTGAAGACCTGGTCCTGAAGCTCCACACTCCACAGGCCATGAGAGTGGTCTTCCAAGGGAGGAACAGCACAGAGTGGAAGGTCCTGTGGATGAGGGGTGACGAGAAGGTCAACAGGGGTCGTCTTGAGGAGGCTGAAGGGGTGGTGATCCTCAGAGGGTTAAGGATGGACAACTCTGGGACTTATAAAGTGCTGGATTCCCATGGGCTTTCGGTGAGCACTGTGCAACTCACAGTGGAAG AAGTTGCTAAAACTCAAAAGATTATCCACATCCAGGACAAACCTGTAG GTAAATCGACTGTTTACAGGTCCTCCTCTCTGCTCATTGTTTTTGTCCTGCTGATCAGTCCTCTGATTCAACATCTCTAA